One segment of Segatella copri DNA contains the following:
- a CDS encoding energy transducer TonB yields MKHSFLQTLSITFSSKIGKSIILAIFVMLTGSPTFGQARRGTTQKANTTTVTKPSPNLVNDFNKKIKNHYFFNNKSNNNEWDIVFKPANTEGKGGGNIVIPISKLGLSFSYNITANGSIYIKIDNVKMKEEKITWQTNPDGVILEDLFFQLQSDSLKYDELVNWNPNEESVYNEVNEIDKVDEKPSFPGGESAMKSYLNSNVKYPDVAQENGVQGRVIVESIIEKDGSMSDVKVIRSVDPSLDREALRVVKAMPKWTPAKLKGIPVRTKCTTPVVFRLQ; encoded by the coding sequence ATGAAGCATTCATTTTTACAAACATTAAGCATCACTTTTTCCTCTAAAATCGGAAAAAGTATCATTTTAGCAATATTCGTTATGCTAACAGGAAGCCCAACCTTCGGACAAGCAAGACGAGGCACTACACAAAAAGCCAATACAACAACTGTCACTAAGCCAAGCCCAAATTTGGTGAACGACTTTAACAAAAAAATCAAAAACCATTATTTCTTCAACAATAAGTCGAACAATAATGAGTGGGACATAGTATTCAAACCTGCTAATACTGAAGGAAAAGGCGGTGGAAATATCGTGATACCTATATCTAAACTTGGTCTCTCATTCTCATACAACATCACTGCAAACGGAAGTATCTATATCAAGATTGACAACGTCAAGATGAAGGAGGAGAAGATAACATGGCAAACTAATCCCGATGGGGTCATTTTAGAAGATCTGTTTTTCCAATTGCAGAGCGACTCACTTAAATACGATGAACTTGTAAATTGGAATCCAAACGAAGAGTCAGTTTACAACGAAGTCAATGAAATTGATAAAGTTGATGAAAAGCCATCTTTTCCTGGTGGTGAAAGTGCAATGAAGTCTTATCTGAACAGCAATGTAAAATATCCTGATGTAGCACAGGAAAATGGCGTACAAGGACGTGTAATCGTAGAGAGTATCATAGAGAAAGACGGCTCCATGTCTGACGTTAAGGTTATTAGAAGTGTTGACCCGTCACTTGACAGGGAAGCCCTGCGTGTTGTTAAGGCTATGCCGAAATGGACACCAGCAAAACTAAAAGGAATACCTGTACGAACCAAATGTACAACACCTGTCGTTTTTAGATTACAATAA
- a CDS encoding PD-(D/E)XK nuclease family protein codes for MDTFVEKLKNNPIFHLSLSAKELFHSNFLAWLAVDKKTQALFKKILYTWLGEDTFDYNTDCMEVKREYKNFDFSICKKITNDKESKTGRIRLVLENKFKSIAYKAQLENYQKKVDALNEEADKAQCKAKLKFNSAKFENWKENAKLPKTKYILLTLAEDFLDKEAVKESGWIIVTYADYSKTLHDNLDLVKDKFYKELLEKYCEFIDAFYTYINNNLEQIKYTDNWEILKEMDSSPLRCNDIWQKLVMHQCALQLAKKLEKKFGKDFQPIIVTSDQEIWGENGTENKDKLFMRVSYYHGEALLELKYLIPQKGIFVLQQQGNHPLRAGFLDMLSKKPKYSKKHDTKNWNEETDRIIRGAKLATMVSPKKVESEDKPRYKSFGVFYYNDLNNVTKNIDKTLDDMIDNINKVIVLVK; via the coding sequence ATGGATACATTTGTAGAAAAATTAAAGAACAATCCCATCTTCCATCTATCCTTATCAGCCAAAGAGTTGTTTCATAGCAATTTTTTGGCATGGTTAGCTGTAGATAAGAAAACGCAAGCCCTTTTCAAAAAGATTCTTTATACCTGGTTAGGAGAAGATACTTTTGATTATAATACAGATTGTATGGAAGTCAAACGTGAATACAAGAATTTTGATTTTAGTATTTGCAAGAAAATAACCAACGATAAGGAATCAAAAACGGGAAGAATCCGTCTGGTTCTAGAGAATAAATTCAAGAGCATAGCTTATAAGGCTCAGCTTGAAAATTATCAAAAGAAAGTTGACGCTCTTAACGAAGAGGCAGACAAAGCACAATGTAAAGCAAAACTGAAGTTTAATAGTGCAAAATTTGAAAATTGGAAAGAAAACGCCAAACTTCCAAAGACAAAGTATATCTTACTCACATTAGCTGAAGATTTCTTAGACAAAGAAGCTGTCAAAGAATCCGGATGGATAATTGTGACATATGCAGATTACTCTAAAACCCTACACGACAATCTGGATCTTGTCAAAGATAAGTTTTACAAGGAACTTCTAGAAAAATATTGCGAGTTTATTGATGCATTCTACACCTATATCAACAACAATTTGGAACAAATTAAATATACTGACAATTGGGAAATTCTCAAAGAAATGGATTCTTCCCCCCTGCGCTGCAATGATATATGGCAGAAACTTGTTATGCACCAATGTGCCTTGCAATTAGCCAAGAAACTAGAAAAGAAGTTTGGTAAAGATTTTCAGCCAATAATCGTCACTTCTGATCAAGAAATCTGGGGAGAAAATGGTACTGAAAATAAAGACAAATTATTTATGAGAGTTAGCTACTACCATGGTGAAGCCCTCCTTGAATTGAAGTATCTTATTCCCCAAAAGGGTATCTTTGTGCTCCAACAGCAAGGTAACCATCCTTTGAGAGCCGGTTTTTTAGATATGCTTTCGAAAAAGCCAAAATATTCCAAAAAACATGATACAAAGAATTGGAATGAAGAGACTGATAGGATCATTAGAGGAGCTAAACTTGCAACTATGGTTTCCCCTAAGAAAGTGGAATCAGAAGATAAGCCCCGATACAAATCTTTTGGAGTTTTCTATTATAACGATTTAAATAACGTTACTAAAAATATAGATAAAACACTTGACGATATGATTGACAATATCAATAAAGTCATTGTTCTTGTAAAATAG